Proteins encoded in a region of the Phaenicophaeus curvirostris isolate KB17595 chromosome 1, BPBGC_Pcur_1.0, whole genome shotgun sequence genome:
- the LOC138716692 gene encoding late histone H2A.2.2-like, producing the protein MSGSEEGVVVSEQESESEASCSEAPSEHSEAKSKKCYSSRSSRAGLLFPVSRVERHLRRGHFAERFAAKAPVYLAAVMQCVVHKTMDVAGKVAKKSNQRRISPSHLKTAVQKNSALKKLLQDSMPRHCGRTVLQSKRAAPLSRKKMSKSGKRSSRPRSACAHTTAAAK; encoded by the coding sequence ATGTCCGGATCAGAGGAAGGCGTTGTTGTGTCAGAGCAGGAGTCAGAATCTGAAGCATCCTGTTCTGAGGCTCCCTCTGAACACAGTGAAGCAAAGTCCAAAAAATGCTACTCCTCCCGCTCCTCGCGTGCTGGGCTACTCTTTCCTGTGAGCCGTGTAGAGAGGCATCTGCGCAGAGGTCACTTTGCTGAGCGCTTTGCAGCCAAGGCCCCCGTCTATCTGGCTGCGGTGATGCAGTGTGTGGTGCACAAGACCATGGATGTGGCCGGCAAGGTTGCCAAGAAGAGCAACCAGAGGCGCATTTCTCCATCACACTTGAAGACAGCAGTGCAAAAGAACTCTGCACTCAAGAAACTCCTGCAAGACAGCATGCCCAGGCACTGTGGCAGGACTGTCCTCCAAAGCAAGCGTGCGGCCCCACTCTCCAGAAAGAAGATGAGCAAGAGCGGGAAGAGAAGCTCCAGGCCACGGTCTGCATGTGCCCACACCACAGCTGCTGCCAAGTGA
- the LOC138716694 gene encoding late histone H2A.2.2-like, protein MSGSEEGIVVSEQESESEASCSEAPSEHSEAKSKKCYSSRSSRAGLLFPVSRVERHLRRGHFAERFAAKAPVYLAAVMQCVVHKTMDVAGKVAKKSNQRRISPSHLKTAVQKNSALKKLLQDSMPRHCGRTVLQSKRAAPLSRKKMSKSGKRSSRPRSACAHTTAAAK, encoded by the coding sequence ATGTCCGGATCAGAGGAAGGCATTGTTGTGTCAGAGCAGGAGTCAGAATCTGAAGCATCCTGTTCTGAGGCTCCCTCTGAACACAGTGAAGCAAAGTCCAAAAAATGCTACTCCTCCCGCTCCTCGCGTGCTGGGCTACTCTTTCCTGTGAGCCGTGTAGAGAGGCATCTGCGCAGAGGTCACTTTGCTGAGCGCTTTGCAGCCAAGGCCCCCGTCTATCTGGCTGCGGTGATGCAGTGTGTGGTGCACAAGACCATGGATGTGGCCGGCAAGGTTGCCAAGAAGAGCAACCAGAGGCGCATTTCTCCATCACACTTGAAGACAGCAGTGCAAAAGAACTCTGCACTCAAGAAACTCCTGCAAGACAGCATGCCCAGGCACTGTGGCAGGACTGTCCTCCAAAGCAAGCGTGCGGCCCCACTCTCCAGAAAGAAGATGAGCAAGAGCGGGAAGAGAAGCTCCAGGCCACGGTCTGCATGTGCCCACACCACAGCTGCTGCCAAGTGA
- the LOC138716693 gene encoding LOW QUALITY PROTEIN: olfactory receptor 2A2-like (The sequence of the model RefSeq protein was modified relative to this genomic sequence to represent the inferred CDS: inserted 1 base in 1 codon): MQNKTSVTEFILLGFSSKPALQLCLFSLFSVLYSATLMGNVLVFVLICLDRCLHSPMYFFLCHLSIVDICYASNSVPHMLRNLLGQGRTISFAGCGIQIHLYLIFALTQCMLLAFMSDDHYAAICYPLRYAFIMNWRVCLTLVTVSWALGFIFGTLQASLALDLPFCGPCEADHFFCKILAVLKLACTDTXCFLLFPLALILISYLHILATILRICSVAGWHKAFSICGSHLTVVGLFYGNATFMYMGPGSGNSSGMEKVLSLFYSLVSPTLNPLIYSLRNKQVKEALLKLQRRKRVFHSV; the protein is encoded by the exons ATGCAGAATAAAACGTCTGTCACAGAGTTCATCCTCTTAGGGTTCTCCAGCAAAccagccctgcagctctgcctcttCAGCCTTTTCTCTGTCCTCTACTCTGCCACTCTCATGGGAAATGTACTTGTCTTTGTGCTCATCTGCCTGGACCGCTGCCTCCACAGCCCAatgtacttcttcctctgcCACCTATCTATTGTGGACATCTGCTACGCTTCCAACAGTGTCCCCCATATGCTGAGGAACCTCCTTGGACAAGGCAGAACCATCTCATTTGCTGGATGTGGGATACAGATACATCTTTATTTAATCTTTGCACTGACACAGTGCATGCTGCTGGCTTTCATGTCTGATGATCATTATGCGGCAATCTGCTATCCCCTCCGCTATGCCTTTATTATGAACTGGAGGGTGTGCCTCACCCTTGTCACAGTTTCATGGGCTTTGGGGTTCATATTTGGTACGCTACAAGCCTCTCTGGCTTTAGACCTGCCTTTTTGTGGCCCCTGTGAGGCTGACCACTTCTTCTGCAAAATCCTTGCTGTCTTAAAGCTGGCCTGCACTGACA actgcttcctcctcttccctttagCCTTAATCCTAATTTCCTATCTCCACATCCTGGCTACCATTCTGCGCATCTGCTCTGTGGCAGGAtggcacaaagccttctccatctGTGGCTCCCACCTGACTGTGGTGGGTCTGTTTTATGGAAACGCCACCTTCATGTACATGGGGCCTGGGAGTGGTAACTCATCTGGGATGGAGAAagttctttcccttttctacaGTCTGGTCAGCCCCACCTTGAACCCCCTGATTTATAGTCTGAGGAACAAACAGGTTAAGGAAGCCTTGCTGAAACTTCAAAGAAGGAAGAGAGTCTTTCATTCTGTGTAG